The Carassius carassius chromosome 2, fCarCar2.1, whole genome shotgun sequence genome has a segment encoding these proteins:
- the LOC132102795 gene encoding zinc finger protein 638-like isoform X1, with product MIKNNKKLNSQDGSTNAITSNNANKQVNSLALFSQPYAPNSFSLFSESCVPPVALRHFGSLPLLGPVSLQLAQIKTQLALHQLNAIAGTSVTPPAIASPALTLLSLLKVTMSHPLYNPSGGRFPSGQRPVVPGQYGLGSQPLMELGAARLGPGSISSSRGGLMVNQPFSLGQRQSQISPDLEVAIDRNLREAHEEVRLLTQMLQQPKKADPRIRGDTRDEVISSRSGFSGNLRSDKGDWSQYQAPGKLFTSSGLDRPSSSSQLFNSTGFGGGSSGLESQRQPGPRPSRYTSESASSILASFGLSNEDLELLSHYPDNQLTPDNLPFILRDIRMRKAKRDVDARTEYSNVIDYGHSSKFGYPEESPDGYASEHLPKEPQKYVREVSGPPFSGMDITKHPHPCKPAPGPVQAPKLQKPPLVDPRPTKMIPARPSASQPILQPSSRPPSQIPPLLGVLPLMTIDRNSGGPNANWTPFLPPPISVPATKRLPTPTMMNDYSAATPRIFPHTCSLCNIECIQIKDWLEHQNTNLHIESCRRLRKQYPDWNVDAVSVSRPEPKSEHSSAKRHTQSHSYSRSPSPKRHHDSSSRRKRSRSRSPRKYHRSGSPSRSPHRKSRVSPYRRRSRSPPSQRSRSPVYSRRSPVQHSSPRRSSPSHQQRSSSSERLAMKLMSSTELSSITDSNTLKAVVKSLAPALLAELAKKKSSSTTSLSKGSSSSSSWKRPSPPKRAEYSRSSRISTSKSSSTPKPRPKDAPGTACLLRLMQIPFGTTSKHLTDAIEPFGKIYTAILLKAINEASVCMEREEDAKALLNCKNLKIHGQVIKICMEKDARINDGRKSVKTERLVKKKEVTTIRSTQSAKVKSANPMRAPQSAKAKEVTGFKTSQVIKGKPAGPIKSSQVTKGKFSVLKKTIQTAKTKLPAKGAEAAVAKTLVKKEIPWRKNIVEITNLPEGVTEDDLTSLAKPYGFSVTPLIAFTQHKAYLQMPNTEAVEAMVKAYSETPAKVQDKEITIKMMMQPIDLNYSESVFRVLLDMEKSPDITTLPERLLVVNNVPKTLAAIKQVENIIQRYGGFKKVLPLNGWIIFEMETAAKARAIFFRFLKFRCVVQNNNLDFQLAKPLKLKKKPVAKGANPPGTTAATTTKTNTIKAQKPVAAAAASAASTADPPVTKDKAPKTDAIIVAKAKESIVTSNNEVCLQSVGEGKVNADTAATEVTAVTKDLTVDVSANGETATPENKAKKEIQAVNETVIDTLETESVKKEHEAGSSVPSTESKSENKEFETGSSVHSSESDVPAEPGKGELKVESSVSASESAISVESPNTKHELGSSVSATDSGKTELEVASAVSVSESEVSIEAAKAEHELASSETSILIDTTDQTGTLLQKNDQNVVEAEDAPKELVPTSVEGGKIDNEKLEDDNNVEAMSQMEIVASTVGSEETAVEAMETQSPEEPTKGTDVKEEVLETHELKIENEGQADDLRPTKPLEIDINPKSNNQTESAEEHGPVAVASDSIPPFDPASDLPSTSDQTVSNSAVKVTRASNSPQTELEPFHIDDNSLDFPPLTQEILKALELAVHQCRLQSSLKRAEEEAKQKAEMEEKAAEKKTTKGPSSSKKPVQVTKKTTQAESKKVQDEKEKKSQNSVSRSKPVDTSSPEKEPTCRHRIRGNSEEDGSTTRRGGSSGSSSRRSRRESSPPSKHSSPPSKRSRGHDVDRRSRSKNSQPSRSHSKTKTADKEKDEELFPFNIDEFVTVDEVGDDAEETVVSNTESSAEDEKIQDKPDFHSIVSPMTESGPADKPKLTDTIIASDIGKPEVIECVDKMDTTPAAEVIASSKPEEQELQEESGDKPLGTERMETAVVKNKTTRPCTVAETASAEMDSNVETLMKEHHGTGALVEFEPSQSVSSSPSQKEGCPPTSTETLDKSDDVHPEEPETSAPVMNKDKATVISEIPSHDAMVTLDEVSEGEEDFLNETNEGQYSKADEVPETLVTVDEVGDDETGGEEYQSDKKLQGLVTLDEIVDEEEEFDSFNPETLVTLDEAKGDDEEIEEVEHSEDNPRTTTPIIPEEPVKSPSQEEDPCDLEELRKMNFVTVDEVGEEEEEQPPSEDVKEEKQVKTRATRARKRTRQTPVRRSTRGKREAEEPDANAECDSEAAASISESPSAAVESMDLDVKTEPRKAENLKVPDSSAAVVTAEVSSGSEEDKTRAKDDNSAKPESDTVETPVSDRKSTIKEESKQRRETDPTQEPEAKKAPVIEDFTLPPFIPNNPIGVDFVVPKTGFFCRLCSLFYGNEETAKKSHCGSLKHYQNMEKYYKKLKSQNQGDCSTQTTPSHSFPSE from the exons ATGATAAAGAACAATAAGAAACTAAACTCCCAAGATGGCTCAACAAATGCTATCACAAGTAACAATGCCAACAAACAGGTCAATAGCCTGGCTCTCTTCTCCCAACCTTATGCCCCAAATAG CTTTTCATTGTTCTCGGAAAGTTGTGTGCCCCCTGTTGCATTGAGGCATTTTGGGAGTCTGCCGCTTTTAGGCCCTGTCTCACTCCAGTTGGCACAGATAAAGACTCAGTTGGCACTGCACCAGCTGAATGCAATTGCTGGCACAAGTGTCACTCCGCCTGCAATTGCATCACCTGCTTTGACCTTGCTCAGCTTGCTTAAGGTCACCATGTCACATCCATTATATAATCCCAGTGGAGGGCGGTTCCCCAGTGGTCAGAGACCTGTTGTTCCTGGCCAGTATGGTCTTGGGTCACAGCCTCTAATGGAGCTGGGAGCAGCCCGTCTTGGCCCAGGTTCCATATCCAGTTCTCGCGGGGGATTGATGGTCAACCAGCCCTTCTCACTGGGACAGCGCCAGTCGCAGATTTCCCCAGATCTCGAAGTCGCCATAGATCGAAACCTTCGGGAAGCCCATGAGGAAGTTCGCCTTCTCACTCAAATGCTCCAGCAACCCAAAAAAGCAGATCCCCGTATTAGAGGGGATACGAGAGATGAAGTGATTTCCTCCAGGAGCGGCTTTTCTGGGAATTTGCGATCTGATAAGGGGGACTGGTCCCAATACCAAGCCCCAGGCAAGCTCTTCACATCTTCAGGTTTGGATCGTCCTTCCAGTTCTTCACAGCTGTTCAACTCTACGGGATTTGGTGGAGGATCAAGTGGTTTGGAAAGCCAGCGACAACCAGGACCGCGACCTTCACGCTACACCTCTGAAAGTGCCAGCAGCATCCTAGCAAGTTTTGGACTCTCCAATGAGGACCTAGAACTTCTAAGCCACTATCCAGATAATCAACTGACCCCTGACAACCTACCGTTTATTTTACGAGACATTCGAATGCGTAAAGCGAAGAGGGACGTTGATGCGAGAACTGAATACAGCAACGTCATTGACTATGGACATTCTAGTAAATTTGGCTATCCTGAGGAGAGCCCGGATGGCTATGCAAGTGAACACCTGCCTAAAGAGCCACAAAAGTATGTGAGGGAGGTCTCTGGACCACCCTTCAGTGGCATGGACATCACAAAGCATCCTCATCCGTGTAAACCAGCTCCAGGCCCTGTACAAGCTCCAAAGCTTCAGAAACCTCCACTAGTTGATCCAAGACCCACTAAGATGATTCCAGCGAGACCATCTGCTTCCCAGCCTATTCTGCAGCCTTCCAGTCGACCTCCGTCGCAGATTCCACCTCTACTTGGTGTTCTTCCTTTGATGACCATTGATAGAAACTCCGGAGGTCCGAATGCTAACTGGACCCCGTTCCTTCCACCTCCAATCAGCGTGCCCGCCACGAAGAGGCTTCCAACTCCGACCATGATGAATGATTACTCCGCAGCTACTCCAAGAATCTTTCCTCATACATGCTCTCTATGTAACATTGAATGTATCCAGATTAAG GACTGGCTTGAACATCAGAACACAAATCTTCACATTGAGAGCTGTAGACGTCTTAGGAAACA aTATCCTGACTGGAATGTTGATGCTGTCTCTGTTTCAAG ACCTGAGCCCAAATCAGAACACAGCAGTGCAAAGCGGCACACCCAGTCGCACTCGTACTCCAGATCCCCCAGCCCGAAGCGGCACCATGACTCCTCAAGCCGTCGTAAACGATCGCGCTCCCGAAGCCCTAGAAAGTACCACCGTTCGGGAAGTCCCAGCCGGTCCCCCCATAGGAAATCTCGAGTCAGTCCTTACAGACGGAGATCCCGTAGTCCACCATCTCAGCGGTCAAGGTCTCCCGTTTACAGTAGGCGCTCTCCTGTACAACATTCAAGCCCCCGGCGGAGCAGCCCCTCCCATCAGCAGAGGTCTAGCAGTAGTGAACGACTGGCCATGAAGCTCATGTCTTCAA CTGAGCTTTCTTCAATCACAGACAGTAATACTTTGAAGGCTGTGGTGAAATCCTTGGCACCTGCCCTGCTTGCTGAGCTAGCAAAGAAGAAAAGTAGTTCCACTACTTCCTTATCAAAGGGAAGCAGTAGCAGCAGTAGTTGGAAACGGCCTTCCCCTCCTAAGAGAGCGGAGTACTCCAGGTCAAGCAGAATCTCCACCTCAAAGTCCTCCAGCACTCCAAAG CCAAGACCCAAGGATGCCCCTGGCACAGCTTGCTTGTTGAGGCTCATGCAAATTCCTTTTGGGACTACAAGCAAACATCTGACTGATGCCATTGAACCTTTTGGCAAGATTTATACTGCCATCCTCCTCAAGGCAATTAATGAG GCCTCAGTGTGTATGGAGAGAGAGGAGGATGCCAAAGCTTTGCTCAACTGTAAGAACCTGAAAATTCATGGACAGGTTATAAAGATCTGCATGGAGAAG GATGCAAGAATTAATGATGGTAGAAAATCTGTTAAGACCGAAAGACTTGTTAAGAA aaaagaGGTGACTACAATAAGATCAACCCAATCAGCAAAAGTAAAGAGTGCAAACCCAATGAGGGCACCTCAGTCAGCTAAAGCGAAAGAAGTGACAGGTTTCAAGACGTCTCAAGTAATTAAGGGAAAACCAGCCGGCCCCATCAAGTCATCTCAAGTAACCAAGGGAAAATTCAGTGTCCTCAAAAAGACTATACAGACAGCTAAAACTAAACTCCCTGCTAAGGGTGCAG AGGCAGCAGTTGCCAAGACGTTAGTGAAGAAG GAAATACCCTGGAGAAAAAATATAGTAGAGATTACGAATCTTCCCGAAGGGGTTACTGAGGATGACCTTACCAGCCTTGCTAAACCATATGGCTTCAGTGTAACTCCTCTCATAGCATTCACTCAACATAAG gCCTATCTGCAGATGCCCAACACAGAGGCAGTTGAAGCAATGGTGAAGGCCTACTCTGAGACACCAGCTAAGGTGCAAGACAAAGAGATTACCATCAAGATGATGATGCAACCTATCGACCTGAACTACTCT GAGTCCGTATTCAGAGTTCTTCTGGACATGGAGAAATCACCT GATATCACTACTTTGCCAGAACGCCTTCTCGTTGTTAATAATGTGCCAAAAACACTTGCCGCAATCAAGCAAGTAGAGAACATAATTCAACGCTATGGTGGCTTCAAGAAAGTTTTGCCTCTGAATGGCTGG ATTATTTTTGAAATGGAGACTGCCGCTAAAGCAAGAGCTATTTTCTTTCGCTTCCTCAAGTTTCGTTGTGTGGTCCAGAACAATAACCTTGACTTCCAACTAGCCAAACCACTCAAg CTAAAAAAGAAGCCTGTAGCAAAAGG AGCGAACCCTCCTGGTACAACAGCAGCGacgacaacaaaaacaaataccaTCAAAGCCCAGAAGCCAGTGGCTGCGGCAGCAGCTTCTGCTGCATCTACTGCAGATCCACCTGTCACAAAAGACAAAGCTCCCAAAACTGATGCTATTATTGTGGCTAAAGCAAAAGAAAGTATTGTTACAAGCAATAATGAAGTATGTTTGCAAAGTGTTGGTGAAGGAAAGGTGAACGCTGATACAGCTGCAACTGAAGTTACTGCAGTTACCAAAGACCTTACAGTTGATGTGTCTGCTAATGGAGAAACGGCTACTCCTGAGAATAAAGCAAAGAAGGAAATCCAGGCTGTTAATGAAACTGTCATCGATACCCTTGAGACTGAATCTGTGAAAAAAGAGCATGAAGCTGGATCCTCAGTTCCCTCAACAGAATCGAAGAGTGAGAACAAGGAGTTTGAAACTGGATCCTCTGTTCACTCTTCAGAATCGGACGTTCCAGCTGAGCCTGGGAAAGGAGAGCTTAAGGTTGAATCATCTGTCTCTGCTTCAGAATCTGCCATTTCAGTAGAATCTCCAAACACCAAGCATGAATTGGGATCCTCTGTTTCTGCTACAGATTCTGGAAAAACAGAGCTTGAAGTTGcatctgctgtttctgtttcagaatctGAAGTTTCAATTGAGGCTGCAAAAGCAGAACATGAATTGGCTTCCTCAGAAACTTCCATTTTAATAGACACAACTGATCAGACAGGGACTTTGCTCCAGAAAAATGATCAGAATGTGGTTGAGGCTGAAGATGCTCCCAAAGAATTGGTTCCTACATCTGTGGAAGGCGGCAAAATTGACAATGAAAAGTTAGAAGACGACAATAATGTTGAGGCCATGTCACAAATGGAGATTGTTGCTTCAACTGTTGGCAGTGAGGAAACTGCAGTAGAGGCCATGGAGACCCAGAGTCCAGAAGAACCTACCAAAGGCACTGATGTCAAAGAGGAAGTTTTGGAAACACATGAGCTCAAGATAGAAAATGAGGGCCAAGCCGATGACTTGAGACCAACTAAACCTTTAGAGATCGACATCAATCCTAAGTCTAATAATCAAACTGAATCTGCTGAAGAGCATGGTCCTGTAGCTGTTGCATCTGACTCCATTCCACCCTTTGATCCTGCTTCTGACCTACCTTCCACTTCTGATCAAACTGTCAGTAATTCTGCAGTCAAAGTTACACGTGCTTCAAACAGTCCTCAAACGGAGCTTGAGCCCTTCCATATTGACGACAATTCTCTGGACTTTCCTCCGCTCACACAGGAGATTTTGAAGGCCCTTGAATTAGCTGTCCATCAGTGTCGCTTACAGTCTTCATTAAAACGTGCTGAAGAAGAAGCCAAACAGAAGGCGGAAATGGAGGAAAAAGCTGCAGAGAAGAAAACCACAAAAGGTCCATCAAGCTCAAAAAAGCCTGTTCAAGTGACCAAGAAGACCACTCAAGCTGAGAGCAAAAAGGTTCAggatgagaaagaaaaaaagtctcaGAACTCCGTGTCCAGGAGCAAGCCTGTGGACACCTCATCCCCAGAGAAAGAGCCTACATGTAGGCACAGGATCAGGGGTAATTCTGAAGAAGATGGCTCTACCACCAGGCGTGGGGGATCTTCTGGGTCCTCCTCCCGGAGGAGCAGGCGGGAATCCAGCCCTCCATCAAAGCACTCAAGCCCCCCATCAAAGCGTTCAAGGGGGCATGATGTTGATCGCAGG aGTCGTAGCAAAAACTCACAGCCTTCAAGAAGTCACTCAAAAACAAAGACCGCTGACAAG GAAAAAGATGAGGAGCTGTTTCCATTTAACATTGATGAGTTTGTGACCGTTGATGAAGTCGGGGATGATGCAGAGGAGACTGTGGTCTCAAATACTGAGTCTTCAGCCGAAGACGAGAAGATCCAGGATAAACCCGATTTCCACTCCATAGTCTCCCCTATGACAGAGTCTGGTCCTGCTGATAAACCAAAACTAACTGACACAATAATTGCTTCTGACATTGGAAAACCTGAAGTAATTGAATGTGTGGATAAAATGGACACCACACCAGCTGCAGAAGTTATTGCATCTTCAAAACCAGAAGAGCAAGAGCTTCAGGAAGAGAGTGGTGATAAACCGCTGGGAACTGAAAGAATGGAAACTGCCGTTGTTAAGAACAAGACAACAAGGCCTTGTACTGTAGCAGAAACTGCTTCAGCAGAGATGGACAGCAATGTTGAGACCCTCATGAAAGAACATCATGGCACTGGGGCCTTGGTTGAATTTGAGCCAAGTCAGTCAGTTTCTTCCTCTCCTTCACAGAAAGAAGGTTGTCCACCAACTTCTACAGAAACTTTAGATAAATCAGATGATGTCCATCCTGAGGAGCCTGAAACATCTGCCCCAGTGATGAACAAAGATAAGGCAACTGTGATCTCTGAAATTCCTTCCCATGATGCAATGGTCACTCTTGATGAGGTCAGTGAGGGTGAGGAAGATTTTCTTAATGAAACAAATGAGGGACAGTATTCGAAGGCTGATGAAGTCCCTGAGACACTTGTAACGGTTGATGAGGTTGGAGATGATGAAACAGGGGGTGAAGAATACCAATCGGACAAAAAACTTCAAGGCCTAGTCACATTGGATGAGATTGTTGATGAAGAGGAGGAGTTTGATTCATTCAATCCTGAG ACTCTTGTAACCCTGGATGAGGCAAAGGGTGACGATGAGGAGATTGAGGAAGTGGAGCATAGTGAAGACAACCCAAGAACCACAACACCAATCATAccagaagagccggttaaatcaCCAAGCCAAGAAGAGGATCCCTGTGACCTTGAAGAGCTCCGCAAGATGAACTTTGTAACCGTGGATGAAGTaggggaggaggaagaggaacaaCCACCCAGTGAAGATGTCAAGGAGGAGAAACAAGTTAAAACGAGAGCTACAAGGGCCAGAAAGAGAACACGCCAGACCCCAG TGAGGAGATCAACAAGAGGTAAAAGAGAGGCAGAGGAGCCTGATGCAAATGCGGAGTGTGATTCAGAGGCAGCTGCTTCCATAAGTGAGAGTCCTTCTGCAGCTGTAGAATCAATGGATCTTGATGTTAAGACAGAACCGCGAAAGGCTGAAAACTTGAAAGTTCCAGATTCGTCAGCTGCAGTGGTCACTGCAGAGGTCTCTTCAGGATCAGAAGAGGACAAGACGAGAGCTAAAGATGACAACTCTGCAAAGCCAGAGAGTGATACTGTTGAGACACCAGTCTCTGACAGAAAATCCACAATCAAAG AAGAGTCTAAGCAAAGGCGGGAGACTGATCCAACACAGGAACCAGAAGCTAAAAAGGCCCCTGTGATTGAAGACTTCACTTTGCCCCCGTTTATACCAAACAATCCCATCG GGGTTGACTTTGTGGTGCCCAAGACGGGTTTCTTTTGCAGACTCTGCTCTTTATTCTATGGCAATGAGGAAACTGCTAAGAAAAGTCACTGTGGTAGCCTAAAGCATTACCAGAACATGGAG AAATACTACAAGAAGCTCAAGTCTCAGAATCAGGGTGACTGCTCAACACAGACAACGCCCAGTCATAGTTTTCCTTCTGAATAG